From the genome of Acetomicrobium sp. S15 = DSM 107314:
CCTCTGTCGATATCACTTCTCTACCGAGCATGTGACCGCACTTTTTGGGAGCCACTTGGTCCTCTATCTGAATGCAAGCCACTCCTGCCTTTTCGTAGAGGCGCACCGTCCTTTGCACGTTTATGGCGTTGCCGAAGCCCGTATCGCCATCGGCTATAACGGGAACACTTACAGCTTCGACAATGTTAGCTGCCCTAAAAGCCATCTCAGTTTGTGTTAAAAGCCCTACATCGGGTTGACCGAGCACGCTGGCCGATGTGCCGTAGCCTGTCATGTAAACAGCTTCAAAACCCGTCATTTCGATGATTTTAGCTGTGAGGGCATCGTGAGTTCCTGGTGCTACCAATATTTGGTTACGAGACAGAAGCTCCCTTAAGCGTTTTGCAATCTTGTTCACCACGTCCATGTTCACCTCCACATAAATTTAGACAAACTCATAACTACAGAGCAGCGGGCTTTTCTTCAGGCAGAAGAGAGCCTGTATCTGTTTTTTTCTGGACGTCTGCGAAGCCCGTTTTACGCCGCACGAAGTAGCTGTAAGCGCGGTTCTCCTCGAGCGTCTTGATGTCAGCCCGGCGAAGTGCTTTAATCACTTCGTAGTGAAGGCGTGCCGTCTCTTCCAAGCTTTCGGCATGCTTTAAGTCTTCCATGATGCCCAAGAGGATTTGATAATGTATATTTGTCAGTATCTTCCGCGTAAGCCGTAAGCCCGATTTTCTCCACAAGTACTGGTGGAACTCTATATCCAACGCCATGAATTTGGGCAAGATCACCTCCCTAAGAGCTTCTTCCTGAGAAGAATCGACCATCTTATCGACGAGATGCACCAGGTACGCCAGATCATCCTCTTCTAACCTCTTTTTATTGATGAGGTCTTTGTATATCTGCATCTCCAAGAAAAAGCGCAAGTTGTAAAGTTCCTCCATCTCGTTCTCGGTGAAAGCAGCCACATAGCTGCCTTTTCGCGGAACTATCTTCACTAACCCTTTTGCCGCAAGCTCGCGCAGGGCCTCGCGAATTGGAGCCTTGCTCACCTCAAGCTCAATTGCAATGTCTGATTCGTTCAGCCAATCCCCAGGTTTGTACCTCCCAGAAAAGAGAATAAGGTCAATTATCTTATCTCGCACGGCAGCGGAAAGGCTCTTATAGGCAAGCATATTTTCCATTTATTCAGTCCCTTCTACTTTCGAAAGTCGAACGATTGTGATAAAAGGATAGCATAAACAACGCAAGGAATGCAACTCTGACTTTTATTAACCATATAAATTGAGTCTAAAGTCCTACTGGTATCGAATAATAGTTGCACCTGAGTGTCCAGATAGCTTACCAATAATACTAAGGAAGGCATGCACTGTTTTGTTCTCTTAGGTCCCACTCTTCTTGAGAAATGAGACATGGGGCAATCACAGGGCAGTCCAAACATCTTCGCTTGTGTCAACGTCTGGTAAAGGACTTGGCAAGAATATGAACTGTTTAAATGTCACCTATATATTTACAAACCACCTCAGGATGAGAAAGAGGCTTGCTGAACATCCTCAGAGGTGTGGTGTTGCGACAAATTAACCAAAGGACAGAGGAAAAGGTGGTTAATGCCTGGTGCATATTGAGATACGGTTTTTTTAAAGTTTTTGTTCAAGAGTTTCTTAGAGTTTTCTTAAAAAAGTTACCGAGAGCCCAAAGACATGTGGCCTAAGGGCTCCCGGTAAAAATATGACCTTTACTGTTTCAAGCCCGCCAATATCTTTTCAGGTTTTGCGGGTAACTCCTTGATGCGGATGCCGACAGCGTTGTAAATGGCGTTGAGGATAGCAGCGTGTGAAGCGGAATGCGGCAGCTCGCCGGTCCCGCTGGCTCCGAAGGTGCCGAATTCGCGGGGCGTTTCCATGTGGATCAGTTTTATGTCGTCTGGGATATCTTTGGCGTAAGGCAGGCCGCAACTGATGAGATTATCGTGTTTGTGTACATCGTCGAAATCTTCCGTCAGCGCAAAGCCGATGCCCTGGGCGATGCCGCCGTATAACTGCCCTTCCACCACGGCGTAATTGTTTATCTTCCCCACATCGTCCACGAGGGTGAACCTTTCGACAGTGGTTTTGCCGGTGTTGACATCGACGGCCACCTCGGCCATGAACACGCCGAACTGGTGGTTGGCGAAAGGATAGCCCTGGCCGGTCTCATCGTCTATCGGCACACCAAATTGCACTTCGCCGTCGACGTTACGGAGCGTAGCCTTCCAGTAACCTTCGTAGGTCGTGGGGATTCCTTCTTCAATCATCTCTTCGTAAGTTCGGTAGGTTCCGTCGGGTCTGCGCATCGCGTCGAGCAATTGCCTGCAGCTGTCCACGATCGCACCGCCCGTCATCACCTGGCTCCTGCTGGCCGAGGCGTTACCGCTGTTTGGCGCCTTGGCCGTGTCGTTGCAGACGAGCTTAATTTGCTCAGGTTTTATGCCGATGGGTTTTAACGCTTCGTGCGCCGTGCCAATACAGCCGATATCAGCCCCCTGACCATGATCTTCCCATGTGTTGTATAGGATTACGCCATCTTTGGTCAGCTCGATAGCACTGTGAGATTCGTCCGGGCCGTCCCTGTTGCAATCGTAAATGCCGATCGACACGCCGACTCCTCTTTTGACTGTATCTGTTGAAAGGGCAGCTGCCCGTTTCTTCGCCTCTTCGTAAAAAGGCTTGATCCTCGTTACCATTGCCTGGAGCGGATACACTTCAGGCTTTTGTCCGCTCGGCATCGTTCCGCCTGGGCGGATAAGGTTTTTCTCCCTAAATTCGAGCGGATCCATGCCCACTTTTTCGGCGAGCATGTCCATGGCGACTTCCTCGGCGAGATAAGTCTGAGGTGCGCCGTAACATCTAAAGGCACCGCACCATTTGTGATTTGTGAAGAAGGTATAGCCACGGCCACGGATCCTTTCAACCCCATAAGGCGCTCCCATGAATTGGGCCTCTCTGTTGGTGAGGTCCTGACTGGCTTCCGAATAGGGCCCATGGTCGACATACCAGGTGTGCTCAAGCCCCACAAGCTTCCCCTTTTCGTCGGCTCCTATGCGAAGCTTTATGAGGAAGGGGGAACGCTTAGGCATACGCAGGATATTCTCCTTCATGTTGAGCCGCATGTAAACGGGCCGTCCCGTGGCGATGACGCAGGCACCGATGAGGGCTTCATTGGTAACGGCTATCTTGTATCCAAAGGTGGCGCCTGTGTTGTTCTGGACCATGCGGATCCTTGAGGGTGGCACTCCCAAACCGCGGGCTATCGCCGTTTGGTGCAGATATAAGGCTATGCTTTTGTTTTGAATTGTTAGACGGCCTTCTTCGTCGAAATAACCGAAGCCACAATCCGTTTCAATCGTCAAATGTGGCTGCCTGGAACTCAGGAACGTTTCTTCCACCACGTAGGGGGCCTTGTCCAAAAGAGGAGCCGGGTCCTCTCCCTTTACTATGGGCCGTTTGTTGAAGCAGTTAGGCATGTCGTCGATGCCTTCGATCTCGTCATAGACCTTGATGGCGTCTTTGGCCATGGCGTCTTTGATGTTAAGCAGTGGCGGAAGTTCCTCCAGCTCGACTTTCACCTTTACGGCAGCGGCCCTGGCTTCTTCCTCTGTAGTTGCGCAAACGATGGCCACCGCCTCTCCCCATTGGCGGATCTTGTCTCCTTCCTCTACGAGGATGCGGCGTTCCCAGCCGTTGGTCGTGGCGGTTTTAGAGCCCACTTGGCCCCTGATCCTGTTCGTGCCCTTGTTAGCGTAGATGTCTGCTGTCGTTACGATCTTATATACTCCTGGCATCTTTTCGGCTTCGCTGAAGTCTATCTTTTTGACTATGGCGTGGTGAGTTTCGGGACATACGCAAACGGCAAATAACGTCTCGTCGGGCAGCTTTAACGCCACGTCATCGCCAAAGTCCCATGTACCGGTGGCCTTATAGACTGCGCTTGGCCTCGGGAACCTGCTGCCCCAGACCGAACCATCCCTGCCTAACATTTCAGAAAAATCCGTCATCTCTTCTTCGCCCCGGAGGACTTTAGCGGCAAGCATTACGGCATCGACTATTTGTATGTAGCCATTACACCTGCAGGCGTTGCGGTTTTTGTGGAACCACTCTCGGACCTCTTCGCGAGTTGGGTTCAGGTTTTCGTCCAGTAAGGCCTTTGAGCTCATAATGAAACCTGGCGTGCAAAAACCGCACTGTATGGCGCCAGTTTTTACGTAAGCCCACTGAAGCGCATGAAGCTTGTCGGGCGTTCCCAAACCTTCTATGGTCAAAATTTCAACGTCTTCTGGCACTCTATCCCATCTTACGATGCAGGAACGCATGAGCTTGCCGTTCATGATGACTTCACATGCTCCGCATTGGCCTGATCCACATCCGAGCTTTGTGCCCGTTAAGCCCAGTTGTTTTCTTATTATGTTGACTAGCATGGTGTCGGGGGAGGCTACTACGTGATGAGGATATCCATTGACCCTAATGCTTTTCCTTAAGTACTGTTTCATGATTTCCCTCCTCGTTTTTCTCGGATGCCTAAAGCGGTTTTTATAAGTCCTCCTCCCTTCCAACCGTACGTTTTGCTTTAAGCATTCGCTTTAAATCGTTTTAAGGAGGTTAAAAAAGGGTCACCTCTTATTAAGGAGGCGACCCTTTTGCCAAAGAAGGCTTACGTTTTTTGTAAGCGCTCTTCAGCGCCTCCTCCTTTCCAAATAACGGGAGGCTTTCCCGTTTCCGGGAAAACCTATCGGTCGCCGCCCATAGGGAATAGAGAATTCCCCTTAGGCACGACGACTCGGAGGTTTGGTTTTATAAAATCTCTTAATTCTAATACCTTATGCCTTTACCTTATATACCTTGACCGCTTAGAACAGGTTTATGACGATGCCATTACACGAACGCTGCTTTAGGAAGCTACATAGAAGCTATATACAGGGCTAAAGATGCGAAATTTAGCCTACAGGAAAACTTTGCGCGTTTCGGCAATAGCGAGGCCATCGCCAAAAAGCACTCCACTCCATGACGAGCAAAAAATCCACAAGCGCGGCGTTAAGCAGTAAAAGTTAACCAAAGGGGGCAAAGCCAGCAACAGAAAGCTTTTCCGCATAAGGGTCAGGGCGCGACACGCCTTCGGC
Proteins encoded in this window:
- a CDS encoding molybdopterin-dependent aldehyde oxidoreductase, with the protein product MKQYLRKSIRVNGYPHHVVASPDTMLVNIIRKQLGLTGTKLGCGSGQCGACEVIMNGKLMRSCIVRWDRVPEDVEILTIEGLGTPDKLHALQWAYVKTGAIQCGFCTPGFIMSSKALLDENLNPTREEVREWFHKNRNACRCNGYIQIVDAVMLAAKVLRGEEEMTDFSEMLGRDGSVWGSRFPRPSAVYKATGTWDFGDDVALKLPDETLFAVCVCPETHHAIVKKIDFSEAEKMPGVYKIVTTADIYANKGTNRIRGQVGSKTATTNGWERRILVEEGDKIRQWGEAVAIVCATTEEEARAAAVKVKVELEELPPLLNIKDAMAKDAIKVYDEIEGIDDMPNCFNKRPIVKGEDPAPLLDKAPYVVEETFLSSRQPHLTIETDCGFGYFDEEGRLTIQNKSIALYLHQTAIARGLGVPPSRIRMVQNNTGATFGYKIAVTNEALIGACVIATGRPVYMRLNMKENILRMPKRSPFLIKLRIGADEKGKLVGLEHTWYVDHGPYSEASQDLTNREAQFMGAPYGVERIRGRGYTFFTNHKWCGAFRCYGAPQTYLAEEVAMDMLAEKVGMDPLEFREKNLIRPGGTMPSGQKPEVYPLQAMVTRIKPFYEEAKKRAAALSTDTVKRGVGVSIGIYDCNRDGPDESHSAIELTKDGVILYNTWEDHGQGADIGCIGTAHEALKPIGIKPEQIKLVCNDTAKAPNSGNASASRSQVMTGGAIVDSCRQLLDAMRRPDGTYRTYEEMIEEGIPTTYEGYWKATLRNVDGEVQFGVPIDDETGQGYPFANHQFGVFMAEVAVDVNTGKTTVERFTLVDDVGKINNYAVVEGQLYGGIAQGIGFALTEDFDDVHKHDNLISCGLPYAKDIPDDIKLIHMETPREFGTFGASGTGELPHSASHAAILNAIYNAVGIRIKELPAKPEKILAGLKQ
- a CDS encoding GntR family transcriptional regulator, with amino-acid sequence MENMLAYKSLSAAVRDKIIDLILFSGRYKPGDWLNESDIAIELEVSKAPIREALRELAAKGLVKIVPRKGSYVAAFTENEMEELYNLRFFLEMQIYKDLINKKRLEEDDLAYLVHLVDKMVDSSQEEALREVILPKFMALDIEFHQYLWRKSGLRLTRKILTNIHYQILLGIMEDLKHAESLEETARLHYEVIKALRRADIKTLEENRAYSYFVRRKTGFADVQKKTDTGSLLPEEKPAAL